GGCGCCTTGTTACGCTCCATCTTAGTCTCTACCTTAACCTCAGTAGGTAGTTGCAAATATATAGGGTGTGTGAATCCGAGCGAAAGTTCAAGGATCTGACCATTGTTCGCCGCTCTGTAACCCACACCGATAAGTTCAAGGGTTTTCTTGTAGCCTTCAGACACACCTACCACCATGTTGTTCACCAACGAGCGGTAAAGACCGTGAAGAGCTCTTTCCTCGCGAGTTTCTTGCTGACGAGTCACGTGGATTTCTCCATCCTTCGCTTCGACAACAATTCGAGGATCTACATATTGACTCAAAGTACCTTTGGGGCCTTTTACAGTAACTACATTATCCTTAATAGAAACATCGACACCGCTTGGGACTGATATTGGAAGTTTACCTATCCTAGACATAATATCTCCTTTCTATTAATATACATAACATAATACCTCACCACCAATCTTTAGGTCTACTGCCTCCTTGTTGGTCATCACACCACGAGAAGTAGACAAGATAGCGATACCCAAACCATTCAATACACGTGGCATATCCTTATAGCCAACGTACTTTCTCAAACCGGGCTTTGAAACACGCTTGAGTGCCTTGATAGCATTCTTCTTAGATACGATGTCGTACTTAAGAGCGACCTTAATCGTACCTTGTGGACCTTCTTCCTCAAACTTATAGTTGAGGATGTATCCCTTCTCAAAGAGGATCTTTGTCATTTCCTTCTTTAGGTTTGAAGCAGGGATCTCCACTACACGGTGCTTAGCCATGATGGCATTACGCAACCGCGTCAAATAATCTGCAATTGGATCTGTCATTTTATTAAGATTAAATTGATCCGAACTCTCGGACAATATTTAACAAATAAGCACATTAGGCAAACGAGTTGCCTAACGATACTTTTACCAGCCTGTAAAGATACAATAAATTTACCAACTAGCCTTCTTCACCCCGGGAATAAGTCCCTGAGCAGCCATTTCTCTTAGTTGTATACGAGAAATACCGAACAGACGGATATACCCTTTTGGACGACCAGTGATCTTACATCTATTGTGGAGACGCACAGGAGAAGCGTTCTTAGGAAGCGCCTGAAGAGCTTCATAGTTACCTTCTGCTTTGAGTCTTGCACGTTTTTCTGCATACTTTGCAACCAGCTTGGCTCTCTTTACTTCACGAGCCTTCATTGATTCTTTTGCCATGCTCTACTATATATTTAGTATTATTTATCTTTCTTAAAAGGTAGACCAAATCTCTTGAGTAGAGCAAAACCTTCCTCGTCTGTCTGAGCACTTGTTACGAAAGTGATGTTCATACCCATGATCTTGGTGATTGAGTCAAGATTAATTTCCGGGAAGATAATCTGCTCAGTGATACCAAGTGTATAGTTACCACGACCATCAAGACGACCGTCGATACCCTTGAAGTCACGGATACGAGGAAGAGCGATACGGATAAGTCTTTCGAGGAACTCATACATTTGCTCTCGTCTCAAAGTTACCATAACACCGATAGGCATCTTCTTTCTCAACTTGAAGTTAGAGATATCCTTTCTTGAAAGTGTCACAACAGGCTTTTGACCAGTGATAGCTGCAAGTTCAGATACTGCGACATCAATAAGTTTCTTGTCTGCGACAGCAGCACCAAGACCTTGATTGATGACAATCTTCTTCAACACAGGCACCTGCATGATAGAGGTGTACCCAAACTCTTTCATCAACTCAGGCACAATGTGCTCTGAATATTCTTTCTTTAGATTAGCTGTTGACATATTACTTCAATACCTCCCCTGATTTTTTTGCGATACGTACTAGCTTACCGTTCTCATCTCTCTTGCGACCGACACGAGTAGGTTTCCCTGTCTTTGGGTCTACAGGATTAAGGTTAGAGATATGGATAGGAGCCTCGATCTTGATAAGCCCACCTTGTGGATGCTTAGCAGATGGCTTAGCTCTCTTAGTCACGAAGTTTAGACCTTCGACAACAGCTCTTTCCTTTTCGACATTCACCATCAATACGCGACCGGTCTTACCCTTCTCATTTCCAGAGTTCACGTATACAGTGTCACCCTTCTTGATATGAAATTTTCTCATTGCTATTCCTTTCCAAATATATTATTAAAGAACCTCGGGAGCGAGTGAGACAATCTTCATATTAGCAGCTCTGAGCTCTCTGGCCACAGGACCAAAGATACGGCTTGCTCTCATATCACCAGCATTGTTAAGGAGGACACAAGCGTTGTCATCAAAACGAATGTAAGAACCATCAGCACGACGGATCTCCTTCTTAGTTCTGACAATGATTGCCTTAGTTACTGTACCCTTCTTGACATCACTTGATGGGATCACACTCTTGATAGAAACGACGATGACATCGCCTATTGAGGCATACCTTCTCTTCGTACCACCGAGGACACGAATACAAAGAGCTTCCTTTGCACCGCTATTATCGGCTACGACCAATCTTGATTCTTGCTGTATCATAATTACTTAGCCCTTTCAATGATTTGTACTAGTCTCCAACGCTTCATGCGACTCAATGGACGAGTTTCCATGATACGTACTGTATCGCCGATGTTACACTCATTCTTTTCGTCATGCGCGTAGTACTTCTTTGTCTTGTTGACAAACTTTCCATATATAGGGTGTTTCTCTTTCCAGCGAACAGCAACAGTTATGGTTTTATCCATCTTATTGCTCGAAACAACGCCCTGTCTTACTTTTCTTAGATTTCTTTCCATTTCAGAGCGGATATTTATTTATTATTATTCTTCTCACGAAGCACTGTATTGAGGCGAGCGATCAGGCGACGTTGGCTAGTAAGTTCAGATGGCTTATCTAGAGGTGTCACGCTGTGGTTCATTCTCATCTTTTCGTACTTCATAGTTTCTGATGAGAGGCGCTCTTGCAACTCCTGTACACTAAGTTCTCTTATTTCGCTATTTTTCATAACTCTCTACTATTCGTGATTAAAATTCATAGTCACGTCTTACGACGAACTTAGTTGTAACAGGGAGCTTCTGAGCTGCAAGGCGGAGTGCTTCTTTTGCGATTTCGTAAGAGACACCCTCGACTTCGAAGAGCATACGACCTGGGGTAACAGGAGCCACAAATCCTTCTGGCGAACCCTTACCCTTACCCATACGCACTTCTGCAGGCTTCTTGGTGATAGGCTTATCAGGGAATATACGTACCCATACTTGACCCTGACGTTGCATATATCTTGTCACAGCGATACGAGCTGCCTCGATCTGGCGTCCGGTAATCCACTTACTCTGAAGAGCCTTGATACCGAACGAACCAAAAGAGAGTTGGTTACCACGGTTAGCGAAGCCCTTCATACGGCCTTTCTGCTGCCTTCTAAATTTAGTTTTCTTTGGTTGTAACATGATCTTACTTTTCTAAGCTGATTAGTTGGACTTTAGCGATTAGATCTTCTATTACGTCTATCGCGACCTTCACGACCGCCACGTGCATTCTCACGCTTACCGAAGTCCTTAGACTGAGTGAAGTTAGGAGCGAGATCCTTCTTGCCATACACTTCACCCTTGCAGATCCATACCTTGATACCGATAAGACCGACCTTTGTGAGAGCCGCTTCGGTAGCATAGTCAATTTCTGCACGGAAAGTATGTAGAGGTGTACGACCCTCCTTAAACATCTCAGCACGTGCCATTTCAGCACCATTCAAACGACCAGAGACAAGGATCTTGATACCCTCTGCACCAGAGCGCATTGCTGAAGAGATAGCCATCTTGACAGCTCTACGATAAGCCATACGACCTTCGAGCTGACGTGCAATTGTACTTGCCACGATAGATGCATCGATTTCGGGACGCTTGATTTCGAAGATATTGATTTGCACATCCTTATCTGTGATCTTCTTAAGCTCTTCCTT
This is a stretch of genomic DNA from Porphyromonas cangingivalis. It encodes these proteins:
- the rplF gene encoding 50S ribosomal protein L6, with the translated sequence MSRIGKLPISVPSGVDVSIKDNVVTVKGPKGTLSQYVDPRIVVEAKDGEIHVTRQQETREERALHGLYRSLVNNMVVGVSEGYKKTLELIGVGYRAANNGQILELSLGFTHPIYLQLPTEVKVETKMERNKAPIIELESADKQLLGQVCAKIRSFRKPEPYKGKGIRFEGEYIRRKSGKTAGK
- the rpsH gene encoding 30S ribosomal protein S8; protein product: MTDPIADYLTRLRNAIMAKHRVVEIPASNLKKEMTKILFEKGYILNYKFEEEGPQGTIKVALKYDIVSKKNAIKALKRVSKPGLRKYVGYKDMPRVLNGLGIAILSTSRGVMTNKEAVDLKIGGEVLCYVY
- the rpsN gene encoding 30S ribosomal protein S14, yielding MAKESMKAREVKRAKLVAKYAEKRARLKAEGNYEALQALPKNASPVRLHNRCKITGRPKGYIRLFGISRIQLREMAAQGLIPGVKKASW
- the rplE gene encoding 50S ribosomal protein L5 codes for the protein MSTANLKKEYSEHIVPELMKEFGYTSIMQVPVLKKIVINQGLGAAVADKKLIDVAVSELAAITGQKPVVTLSRKDISNFKLRKKMPIGVMVTLRREQMYEFLERLIRIALPRIRDFKGIDGRLDGRGNYTLGITEQIIFPEINLDSITKIMGMNITFVTSAQTDEEGFALLKRFGLPFKKDK
- the rplX gene encoding 50S ribosomal protein L24, which translates into the protein MRKFHIKKGDTVYVNSGNEKGKTGRVLMVNVEKERAVVEGLNFVTKRAKPSAKHPQGGLIKIEAPIHISNLNPVDPKTGKPTRVGRKRDENGKLVRIAKKSGEVLK
- the rplN gene encoding 50S ribosomal protein L14, giving the protein MIQQESRLVVADNSGAKEALCIRVLGGTKRRYASIGDVIVVSIKSVIPSSDVKKGTVTKAIIVRTKKEIRRADGSYIRFDDNACVLLNNAGDMRASRIFGPVARELRAANMKIVSLAPEVL
- the rpsQ gene encoding 30S ribosomal protein S17, giving the protein MRSEMERNLRKVRQGVVSSNKMDKTITVAVRWKEKHPIYGKFVNKTKKYYAHDEKNECNIGDTVRIMETRPLSRMKRWRLVQIIERAK
- the rpmC gene encoding 50S ribosomal protein L29; this encodes MKNSEIRELSVQELQERLSSETMKYEKMRMNHSVTPLDKPSELTSQRRLIARLNTVLREKNNNK
- the rplP gene encoding 50S ribosomal protein L16, whose translation is MLQPKKTKFRRQQKGRMKGFANRGNQLSFGSFGIKALQSKWITGRQIEAARIAVTRYMQRQGQVWVRIFPDKPITKKPAEVRMGKGKGSPEGFVAPVTPGRMLFEVEGVSYEIAKEALRLAAQKLPVTTKFVVRRDYEF
- the rpsC gene encoding 30S ribosomal protein S3 yields the protein MGQKTNPISNRLGIIRGWDSNWFGKKSDFADTLLEDSKIRKYLGARLSNASVSRIVIERTLKLITITICTSRPGAVIGKGGAAVDLLKEELKKITDKDVQINIFEIKRPEIDASIVASTIARQLEGRMAYRRAVKMAISSAMRSGAEGIKILVSGRLNGAEMARAEMFKEGRTPLHTFRAEIDYATEAALTKVGLIGIKVWICKGEVYGKKDLAPNFTQSKDFGKRENARGGREGRDRRNRRSNR